ACTGCTCAGCATGTTCAGGCAGGTGTTCTCCAGTTGATGGGCCCAGGAGGTATCCTAATGGACAGGGACAGTGCATGAGTGCAGGGTTTGCAGGACAAATCTGGAGATCAGACCAGGTACGGAGTACTTGGTAATGGCTGCAGTTCTCGAGGCAGCATACCACAACACAAAAAGGCATATCTGCAGATGTCCATAATTATCTTTAAGATTGTCGCCAGGAAGGCGCCCTCTATGAGGGGCACTTCACGGATCAGTGATTTCAATGAAGAAGTTGTTGTGGTGGCTTCTTGCAGGGACCCGCGGAGGTCATAACCGTGCAAGATAATCAGGATGCTTCATAAGAGACCATACAATACAAATCAGCTTTCAGAGGCACTTAAACTGGACTATAAGACTGTTCAGCATCATATAAAGGTCCTTGAGAAGAACAGTATCATAGTGGGGGCAGGGGATCGATATGGGAGGATGTACTTCCTATCAGACAGAATGGAGGAGAACTATCATCTATTTGAGGAAATATGGAATAAAATGGGGAGCAGTGATTGAATGAAAGGTCATGGACGCAATATTGGGGTAATCGGGGACCCTCATCTTACATTCCTTGCTGCTGTGGTGGGCATCCTCAATGTTTTCATACTCCTTATAATGCTTGGCGTTTACATATCAGGGTACCGCAAGGTTAAGTCAAGCTTCACCAGGGGCCTTGTGGGCTTCACCGTTCTTCTCATACTTCAGAACCTTATATTCATAGGTTTTATGGTAACCAGGGAAGGCTTCAGGGGTCATGGACTTGGAATGCCCCTTTTGAGCGTGAATCTATGTCAGCTGTCAGCCATCCTCATCCTCCTGAAAATAACATGGCAATGAAATTTTTTAAGGCATGAGGATTCTCTGACCATGATGGTTAAAATCAGGAGGAGGGCATCTGCTGAATGACGCCTCAGATGGTGATGGGACTTCTATGTGAAGTATATATATGGATGAGTGCATAGTTAATTTAAACCGGTTAAAGGGGATTGCAATGAAAAATGATGATAATGAATTCAAGGTTAACCGTCAGTTCCTCAGGTTTAAAAATAAGGATGTAATCCTGACATTAAAGAATAATGAGGAAGCCACTGGCAGACTGATATCAATTGATAATTACCTCAACACAGTCCTTGAGACAGAAAATGGCCTGCAGTTCATTAAGGGGACCAAGATAGCATTCATTGCCATGCCATGATTTCTCCATGAATGCTTGAAGGCCCTTAACCTAATTTTCAGGTGAAGGAATGATCCTCGGGTTCACCGGGTGTCATTCACATTTAATTCTGATACTGGCCGGAGCTTTATCAGAAAGTTGAATCAGTGATTGATAGAGGAATACTTACCTGCAGGTTTATAATCAGCGCAGGTTCAGCCCCAAGCATTCCATTAATGACGGATCAAAAACTTCATCTCCATGACACGGATTTCTGGGAATGGAGCCATGAGAATTGTATGGGAAAAGACTCCTGAAAGAGAGGATGAAGTTAAAGTAGCGGAATTCATTGAGGGTAAGATCAAAATAATCCAGGATCTGCTTCTTATATATATCAGGGAGGGTCTCTCGGCCCTCTCATTCACACCCCAGCCCTTGGGAGGCAGCTTCTACACATGTGAAATAAAGTACCACAGGCATGACAGGAGGTACATTATCAACGTGTGGGATGGTGTAAGGGTTGGGGACGGCCTCCCGGTCATCTATGGCTATCTGGACTACCATGAGTGACCAGGGCAGGGTTCATATTTCAACTTCTATTCCAAGTATATTCCTGCTGCCGCCATGGATATCCCTTGCTATCTGGGCGCTGCCCATGGACCCGGATGTGGCATCTATCCTCCGCACCTCTGCAATGTCCTCCACATTCTCCCTGAGTTTTCCATAAAAGTCAAAGGGTTCAACCATGGAACCAACCGAGCCCGTCAGTACGATTCCATCAACCCTGCTGGATATCCCTGCAAGGCCCCATATCTCCATCGCAATGGTCATCAGCATGGTTTCAAGGGCGAGTTCAGCCCTCCTGTCACCATCAAGGTACATTGAGAGCAGTTCATCCTTTGCACGGGACACCCGCGTCTCTATACCCGCAACCTTAACGGCACCTGCATGGGAGAAGCACTCATTGGCAGTTTTCTCACCGTCATCTATTTTCCTGAGCATCTCAAGGTCCAGGGGACCGTGTATGATGCCCATGGCTCCAAGACATGCATCCATGGCCCCTGTGATCTTCCCGTCCTCTATGAGCATGGTGACGGTGTTGGAGCTTATGTCCGATACTATCATGTTCTCCCAGCCGGTTTCAAGGTAGGCGTTGTAGCATATGCTCACCTTTTCAGGGCTTGCATGGTGGGAGTAGGCCGCCCGGAACCTCTCATCAAGGCATGGTGTGTTGCGGTGAAGGCCCGGAATCAGGACCGTGGGTATGCCTGACTTCTCTATTTCACTGTAAACTGCTGTTCCACCACCGGTAACCTTACCGGCGCCTCCAATTGAGATTATACCCCTGTTTTTAACCCTCTCAATTGGTTTTATCGTTGTGATGGCATCACCCATCGCATAGGTGATGGCCATGAGTCTTATATCATCAAGGGAAACCCTTTCCTTTAGCTCCTCAAGGGCAGAGACCCGCCCCGCTGAGAGGTCTTCCCTTCCGATCTTGAAGTGCTCTGCCCCGTCTCCGAGGATGGTGAAGGATACGCCGGTGGTCCCATGATCCATACCCACAAATACCAAGCCAATCACCGCTTAAGGGATTACTTTTCAAGTCCACAGAGTTTCCTGAGCTTTGAGCCGACGTCCTCTATTTCAAGGTCACCCTCAAGGTCCCTCATCCTCTTGAGCATGGGGGCTCCGGCCCTGTTTTCAAGGGCCCATTCCTTGGCGAACTTACCGTTCTGAATCTCTTCAAGTATTTTCTCCATTTCCCTGGCGGTGTCCTCTGTTATAACCCTTCTCCGTCTTGTGAGGCCTCCGAATTCTGCGGTGTTACTGACGTTCTCCCACATACCCTGGAATCCCCTCTCATAGATGAGGTCAACTATGAGTTTCAGTTCATGGCAGGTTTCGAAGTAGGCTATCTCAGGCTGGTACCCTGCCCTTACAAGGGTCCTGAAGGCCGTGTTTATGAGTTCGGTGACACCCCCGCAGAGCACCACCTGTTCACCGAAGAGGTCTGTCTCTGTTTCCTCCTTGAATGTTGTCTCAAGGACGCCTGCACGTGCAAGTCCACATGCCTTTGCCATTGCAAGGGCCTGTTCAAGGGCGTCTCCTGTTGCATCCACCTCAACGGCCACAAGGCCAGGGATACCGAAGCCCTCAAGGTAGGTTCTTCTGACCATCGCACCCGGGCCCTTGGGGGCTACCATGGTAACGTTAACGCCTTCAGGGGCCTTTATGTATCCGTAGTGTATGTTGTAGCCGTGTGAGAATGAAATGGTGTTTCCTTCGGTAAGGTATGGTTTGATGGACTGCTCGAATACTGTTTCCTGGATCTCATCAGGGATGAGGATGTGTATTATGTCGGCCTCCCTGGCGGCGTCTTCGATGGTCATGACGTTCATCCCATCATCCTTGGCCTTTTTCCATGAACTTCCACCCCTCCTCAGACCAACTATAACGTTGAGTCCACTATCAGCCATGTTCATTGCCTGCGCTTCTCCCTGGCTTCCATAACCAATGACAGCTATCTTTTTATCTGCAATTATACCCATATCAATGTCGTTTTCATAATAGATCTTCATATAAAACCTCCTCAGAACTGATTATTTGATTTAAAAAATAAATATGTTCATATTGTCCGGCTTCCACGGGACATTGCAGTGGGACCCGTCCTTGCAAGTTCCTTGATTCCAAAGGCCTTCAAGAGTTCCAGGAAGGCATCGATCTTCTCGGAGTCCCCTGTAACCTCGACAGTCATGGTCTCGGGACTTACATCTATTATACGGCCCCTGAAGATGTTGGCGTACTGTATTATCTCTGCCCTTATCTTTTCAGAGGGTACATGGACCTTGACCATGCAGAGCTCCCTTTTAACGGTCCCTGAGGGCTCAAGGTCCCGGACCTTTATGACGTCTATGAGCTTGTTGAGCTGCTTGGTTATCTGTTCAAGAACCCTGTCATCTCCCCTTGCAATTATGGTCATCCTTGCAATACCCGGTGTTTCGGATTCACCTACGGTTATGTTCTCAATGTTGAACCCCCTCCTTGTGAAGAGGCCCGCCACCCTCTGCAGGACACCCGGCCTGTGTTCAACAAGGGCGCTTATGATGTGTGTGTCTGGCTCCATCCTACTCACCCCCCTCTTTCTCTGGCCTGTAGTTTAACTCCCCTGGATACTCCCTTTCAACACGGTATTCCCCTATTATCTCTGTAAGACCGCACCCTGGCGGCACCATTGGGAGTATCTCATCAGGGTCTATGATTATATCCAGGAGTACGGGTTCACCTGACTTTATTGCCCTGCTGAGGGCTTCCTGTGTTTCTCCTGGTTTTTCTATTCTTTCAGCTTCAACTCCGAAGGACTCCGCCAGCCTGACAAAGTCAGGGACCTCGCCAAGGTGTGTGTGTGACATTCTCTCATCATAGAAGAGGCGCTGCCACTGGGCAACCATTCCAAGGTGCCGGTTGTCCATTACACATATAACGAGGGGTATATCGTACTCCCTTATGGTTGCAAGGTCCTGGCAGACCATGAGGAAACCTCCATCACCACATACAGCAACCACATCGTTATCAGGGAGAGCCACCTTGGCTCCGATGGCGGCCGGGAAACCGAATCCCATGGTTCCAAGACCACCCGAGGATATGAACTTCCTGGGGGTCCTTGATGTATAGAAGTGGGCCATCCACATCTGGTTCTGGCCGACATCAGTTGTGACGATGGTTTCATCATCAAGGACCTGGCTTATCTCCTTTATAACCTGCTGTGGTTTGAGGGGTACGTCATCGTAGCTCATCCTGGGCATGCAGCTGTTCCTGAACTCCTGGACACTTCTGAGCCATTCATTACTCCGGGGTTCTGCACCTTCAAGGTAGGATATGAGTTCTGCAAGGACATTAACTGCATCACCCACGATTGGC
The sequence above is drawn from the Methanothermobacter wolfeii genome and encodes:
- the ilvC gene encoding ketol-acid reductoisomerase is translated as MKIYYENDIDMGIIADKKIAVIGYGSQGEAQAMNMADSGLNVIVGLRRGGSSWKKAKDDGMNVMTIEDAAREADIIHILIPDEIQETVFEQSIKPYLTEGNTISFSHGYNIHYGYIKAPEGVNVTMVAPKGPGAMVRRTYLEGFGIPGLVAVEVDATGDALEQALAMAKACGLARAGVLETTFKEETETDLFGEQVVLCGGVTELINTAFRTLVRAGYQPEIAYFETCHELKLIVDLIYERGFQGMWENVSNTAEFGGLTRRRRVITEDTAREMEKILEEIQNGKFAKEWALENRAGAPMLKRMRDLEGDLEIEDVGSKLRKLCGLEK
- a CDS encoding methanogenesis marker 12 protein; its protein translation is MVFVGMDHGTTGVSFTILGDGAEHFKIGREDLSAGRVSALEELKERVSLDDIRLMAITYAMGDAITTIKPIERVKNRGIISIGGAGKVTGGGTAVYSEIEKSGIPTVLIPGLHRNTPCLDERFRAAYSHHASPEKVSICYNAYLETGWENMIVSDISSNTVTMLIEDGKITGAMDACLGAMGIIHGPLDLEMLRKIDDGEKTANECFSHAGAVKVAGIETRVSRAKDELLSMYLDGDRRAELALETMLMTIAMEIWGLAGISSRVDGIVLTGSVGSMVEPFDFYGKLRENVEDIAEVRRIDATSGSMGSAQIARDIHGGSRNILGIEVEI
- the ilvN gene encoding acetolactate synthase small subunit is translated as MEPDTHIISALVEHRPGVLQRVAGLFTRRGFNIENITVGESETPGIARMTIIARGDDRVLEQITKQLNKLIDVIKVRDLEPSGTVKRELCMVKVHVPSEKIRAEIIQYANIFRGRIIDVSPETMTVEVTGDSEKIDAFLELLKAFGIKELARTGPTAMSRGSRTI
- a CDS encoding LSM domain-containing protein, whose protein sequence is MKNDDNEFKVNRQFLRFKNKDVILTLKNNEEATGRLISIDNYLNTVLETENGLQFIKGTKIAFIAMP